In the bacterium genome, ACCAGCGTCACAATAATCGAACGCAAGGCATCACGTTCTTCCAGAACACCAACAAGCTGATTATACTGAACCCGTTTTTCAAAGTCAAGAATGAGCAATCCATTTTTTCGTAAATAAATACTGCGTAAATTCATCTGTAACGGCCAAAGTGTCCCGTCTTCATTTTGGGCGGGCTGCAGCAACATGCGTTCCACAACATGCTTGACCTGATCATAAACCGGCGTGGTTTTATCAACTCTCACTTCCCCCCGGTGCGGTTTTTTTTTCTCTCCCGTTCGGTAAAAAACCAGTTTAATCTCCCTGGCTTTCCCCGGAGCAATCTCAAGCGTATCCCCTTTTGACCAGATAGGACGCAACAACATCACCGCAGCGATCAACACAAGCACACCTACACCAAGCAGCGCCCCTAGCACAGGCAAATTATCCTTTTGATGTTTAATCTTCATCACGGTCACCTATTTGCCAAAAAACGCATAATCCCGGTCGTAATTCTCTTGGCAATTTCTTTTTGAACAATCCGGTCCGTTTGATCATCATTCCGGTCAGCCTGTTCTGCCTGCATAAAAGGCACTTCAACCATAATTGCCGGCGCATGAATACCGCGTAAAACCGCGAGCGAAACACTCATGGGATAATCTGATTGTGCATCCTCAATTGCTGCCGGGTAGTGTTCTTCCCAGGCTTTCCGAACAGAAATACCCAGCCGTCTGCTTTGCACTCTTTGGCTGTTCTGGCCCAGATCCCAAGGCAACACTCTTGTTCCGGCATGGATATTTTTTTTACGAACACGACCCAGTTCCGGATCCGCAACCGTCTGATTAAAATAAATCCTTAGGCTTTTGCCCGCACCTGGGGAATCCGTAAAAATTTGATGCAGGCTGATAAACACATCCGCTTCTTTCTTATTCGCAAACGCAACCCGCTCTAAAATCGCCATGGTCATGTCCCTGTCCCGTGTTAAAAAAACCTTAATCCCGGAATAATGACGCAGCTTTTTTCTTACTTCCAGAGCAATCTGAAGAACATAATCCTTCTCCTTTAAAAAACCCTCTTGCGCAATACCGGCATCTCGCCCTCCATGACCCGGATCAATCACAACCACCTGTAAAGGTATCAATTCAGTTGCAGTCGCTGATGCTGTTGGACCGTCACTATCAACCTGTGCATACAAATTTCCAGTGAAAATCAATAATAATAAAACAAATAGAGGTATCCGCACGAACAGCAAGGTATGGGTGTCAGACATATTCGAATTCCCGGACCAAAATCATAGTCAATCAGTCCCACCTGTCTTTTTTTCATCCGACTTGCCCACAGTCGAATTCCTACCATCTCCTGATCCGGATACGGTTGCCGGTTGAATATCTTCCTGAACAATTTTATCAAAATACCCGATTTTCATATATTTTTTGTAACGTTTCTCGAGTAATTCATCTGTCGGTATTTTTTTTAAGGCTTTCAGCTGTCCGGCAATACCCTGTCGTACGCGCTGGATCATCAATTCAGGATCATGATGTGCACCGCCCAGTGGTTCTTCAATGATTTCATCAATCACACCCAGTTGTTTTAAATCCGGAGCGGTAATTTTAAGAATCTCTGCTGCACGCGCTGCCTCCGCTCGATCTTTCCACAAAATCGCCGCACACCCTTCGGGGGTAATCACTGAATAGTAGGCATAGCTAAGCATCAAAATTTTATCGCCCACACCAATACCAAGTGCCCCGCCACTGCCGCCTTCTCCGATAACAACCACAACAATAGGAACCTTAAGAACTGACATGTCCCTCAAATTTGTGGCAATCGCTTCAGCCACCCCGCGCTCCTCGCCCTCCAGGCCGGGGAAAGCCCCTTGGGTATCCACAAATGAAACTATCGGGAGATTAAATTTTTCTGCAAATTTCATCAATCTTCCGGCTTTCCGATATCCTTCCGGGATCGGCAGTCCAAAGTTACATTCAATATTTTCCTTTGTATCCTTGCCTTTTTTAATCCCGATCACAACCATGGGTTCACCATCCATCCAGGCAACGCCACCTGCCATGGCACGATCATCAATAAATGCCCGATCACCATGCATTTCCCTAAATTCATCAAAAACACCCCGGATATATTCCTGAGTATGCGGCCTTTGCATATGTCGACTGATCTGAACAATTTGCCAGGGCGTCAGATTACTGTATATTTCTTCGCGCAGTTTTTGGGCACGCGCTTCCATCTGTGCAATTTCATCCTTGAGATTTATCCGCTGGTCATCAGTAAAACTCTTCAATTCCTCAATTTTTTTCTCGAGTTCAACCAAAGATTTCTCAAATCCCAGACTTCCATCCTTCGACATTATCTTATCCTTTCCTAATCTATCTTGTAGCGGAATTCAATCGGTATCAAAAACAGGATTTTGATTATACCTTCCGGCAGGATAAACCTGCAAGAAAAAAAATCCAATCATTTTTCTTGTATCACCAATGTAATTTCCACACGCCGATTTTGCGCCTGCCGCCCCGACACAGCTCCCTGTGCATACGGTTTGGTTTTTCCATACCCCTTCATTTCCATAATGGAAGACGGCAGTTTTTCATCTTCCACAAGATACCGCATGACCATATTGGCACGCTTTATCGATAACTCCATATTGTAAGCTTCTGTTCCGACTTCATCGGTATGACCTTCGATATAAATTCTCATGTCGGCTTCAGGATTTCCATTTACAAAATCAGAAATTTTTCGCAATTTCATAAACATGCTCGGTTTTAATTCCGCTTGGTTAAAATCAAAAAGAATTTGTTCAACTTTTAAACGAATACCCGCCGAATCTTTCTCAAGGATGATTACATCGGTTCTTTTTATGTCAGCCGCCTGCTGCCAAACATTACCAATCTGATCCTGCATACGCAACACATAGCTGTACGTACAGTCCGACCGTACCCGTCTTCCTTTTTCATCCTTGGCATCCCAAATCAAATCATCCGGCAAAGGCGACGTACCCTCGTAAGATCGGATGACTTTTTTTGTTTTCCGATCAACGATATCAAACACCCAGCGTTTCACCTTGAGGTCAGTAGGCTCAAAATGAAAAGGAATCTCCTCCGGGAGCGGCTCACCGGATTGCACATAGGCTTTCGTCCCTGCATCAATCACCACAAGAGACGCTTTACTGAGCATCTCATTATTTTGTTTGTCCCGAATCTTCAGAATGAAGTGGTACCCGGTTTTGACGGCAACTTGATGATTATTCTCATCTGTTCCGTCCCAGGAAAAATCTTTGGGAATGGCCCCCTTGCCTCCATATTTTTTCAGAATGCGCCCGTCTGCGCCAACGATATTCACAGACCATTCCTGCATGTTTTTAACATTTTTAGGATTAAACGAGACCTGACCTGCAAAAATATCCCGCGGCATTGCTTTTAACTTGGGTAGTTTTGTAATGGAAATCGGCAGAATTTCCCCTGTGACATCCGCCCGATACCCCTGCCGATCCAGTATGCTCATCTGATAATAAAATGTCGTTTCCGCATCCGTCCGCTTACCCAACGCATCCAGACCATCCCAGACAATTTCCAGTGCCATCATTTTTGTTCCGGAAAATTCCTTAATCATCCGTCCTGACTTATTTCTAATGATTAATTCCCATCTTGTAATCCCGGCAGCCACATGCGCCGCAGGAATAAAATGCACCGAATATCCCGCTTCACCGTCCGGATAAATAAATTGTTTGGTGACAATGGCAACAGAAAGCCGGGGTCTGGCGAGACGGCGTTGACTTCCAAAATCATAAACAAGCGAAACCCGGTGGGTTGTTCCCAAAACGCCTAAAGGTGTTAAAGCATAATCCACATGTATATTTCGCCACTTCATTCCAGCACCCACCGTCAACCAATCACCGGCATCCCGATTGGTTTTCAATCCGGCACGCAGTGCAATCAAATTTTCCAACCAAGCTTCCGCCCCCGCCGCAAAGGTTGGACTGCTTTGAAAAGGCATTTTTACATCCGTGGTCACTAATAAACGATAAGGATCATCCGGCCAGAATTGATATGCCGCGCTCGCAATAAAATTCACCGGCAGGTCATCGCTACTCTCCAAAAAAGCGGATTGAAATCCAATATTTTGTATCGATGCAGCCATAATAAGCTGGTCATTGAGCCATGCATGTTGTACGCCTGCATCCAGCGCAAGACTCCAGGAAGAAACATCTGAGAGTTGTGTCTGCGAAACCTTTATTTGCCCTCCCAGCGCCAAAGAACGATCCACTGGATAGGCATAACCGACTGTTGCTAAAAAACTTCTGGCCTGTTCTGTCCCCTGGGAGCCGTCTTCTGTGCTGTCAAACGGCAATACGTTAAACAATGCAAGTGCCAACCCGAAAGAACCGGCTTTCCCCAATGGCTGAACACCCCAAAGTGCATCGTAAATAATACCTTCCCACCAAGCCATATGACTGGCACCGATTTGCGGGTTGATTAATCCCAGTATGCCTGCCGGATTAGCAAACAAGGACTCCGCATCGTCTCCCGCAGCATGAAAACAATCAGCCATTCCTGCCGAACGGGCACCTGGAACCAGATTGAGGAATTCCGATCCTGCGGTTCCTTCTCCGGCCATCCCATTAACCGCCGTCATCAAAAATAAAAAGCAGCCCACCCATACTCCGCGCCGCAATGATAACCACCATTTCTCAATCATCGGATCACCAGCACTTTTCGAATAGTCCGTTTTCCATCATTTTCATGAACAATAAAATAGACGCCCGCCGCCACATTTTCTCCCTGCCGGTTGCGGCCGTCCCATTGCACATAGTGATACCCGCCCCGGGTCATTGCGACATCTTGATACCATACTCGTTTCCCATTCAACGTATAAATACTTATCGCCTGGGTACCCGCTCCCAGCGTCCCCACCTTGATCGTCAATACTTCGCGGGCGGGAATAAATTTATTTTTATCCAAATAAAAGACTGCTGCCGGTGTAGGCGTATGGGTCGGCGGTAGTGTCTGTGTAATTGAGGGCGTCGCTGTAATCGTCGGACTGTGTGTGTTCGTAAGCGTTATCGTCAGGGTTGCGGTGAGTGTCGCACTGGGTGTTGCACTGACAACCGGCGTATGCGTCTCTGTGGGCGTCTCTGTCACTGTTATCGTTATGGTCGAGGTCTGTGTCCCGCTTGGTGTTATGGTCGCTGTCCCGGTGGGCGTATCTGTCAAAGATACTGTGGGGGTCGGGGTTCTGGTTGCGTCAGGTGTGTCAGAAGGGGTGGGTGAAACCGTCGATGTCGCTGTCTCAGTATGCGTCGGTGTCTCTGTCTCTGTGGCTGTCCCGGTTGGCGTCAGTGTCGGACTCATCGTTATCGTGGGTGTTCTGCTCAGCGTAGGCGTATGTGAAGGAGTTACGCTGGGTGTGTGACTCAGGGTTGCAGTATAAGTCGGTGTTTGGGTCGGCGTAAACGTCGATGAAGGTGAAATCGTAGGTGTAAACGTCGCTGTGCCGCCACTGCTTAAGGTGATGACCCTTTCTTCAAAGTGACTGACGCTACAACCATTGGAAGCTCCTGCGTCCTCTGCGAACCAAATCCGCACCGTCTTCGCGCCATCACCGGCTGTCAAAACTGCGTTCACTGTAAGTGTGTTGGCGCGGTTGCTGCCGTCATTACTCCAACGCTCGCTCCCGGTAGAATACCATTGATCAAAATTCATATTGGGAGTTGCCAAGTCCGGGAAATTGTAACTCACTAAATCAGAGGATGATTCTACGCGAATATAGTGCGCATTCGGAAGACTCCAATGCAGCTCCACGTTGACCGAACCGGTCGTGGTTACGCCATGGTCAATCAAAAACGCGGGCATCGAAGGGTCGGTAAGTTGGTAATACAGACTATTAAAAGATGTGATACTGTACAGCCTCTGACGTTCGGCATCAAGGACAATGGCTTCAAGATTGGACCCGGAAAATGTTGAAACACTCCCTGTCGGAATCGCACTGCCGTCCAGATCAACCCATCTTAAATCAGCAGACCCGCTATGGGTGCCCATATATAACCGTCCACGCGTGGCATCCAATGTCAGACAATATGTGGTCGTCCCGACAAAAAAAGTATTTGGAGAAGCGAGCAATTCTCCCGGATCACCCGCTCCGTTGTCCTCAAGTGAAAATGTATAAAGATTGTTGTCCGGCGATTCAACAACATGGAGTGTATTGTCAAACGTATTTAATGCCATGGAAGTAACATTATTGCTGCCGATGGTTCTGGGTGTGTTGATGACACTTATATCACCATTGACATCAAGATCACAGGTCCCGACATCCCCGGATGTATACCCGCAATAGAGTTTGTTACGTGCTGCATCAATTGCCAGTGCATGCACCGCCCGGTTGGTGGTTACCAATGCAGAACTGGAAAAATTCCCGCTAGGGTCCAACGTCACGACGACCAAACCGTTGGTCGTATCTGCCAACCCGACATACAAACGATTGCGTTGCGCATCCAGCGCCAGACATAAAGCAGGTGAATTGGATGTGTTGTAACCTACCCCCGAGGAAATGGTCCCATCCGTATTATTGAGGGTTATGATATTTATTTCATTAGATGCACCGATGATATTATTCGCTGAATAAAGCCGGTTCCGCTGTGCATCCAATCCGAGTACCACCGTATTCGATCCGATACTTGATGCCGCCCAGGTTGTTGTTGTGTCCCCTTGCGCATCCAATTGCAATGTCCTGAGGTTGTTGGCACCCGTGTTGATCCCAACATATAAAAGGCTGCGATGGGTATCCAAAGCCAAAGCTTTCCCGCTAAGTGTAGAAAGAAAATTTTTATCACTGGCAGGATCCGCCAATACCCATTCCGGCAAAAAAACAACCAACACCAATAATATCAGCGTGACAAGGTGCTTATGCATGAAAGACCTCGATAATTGTTGGCAATTCATATCCATCTGCCTATCTCGTATTTACTCCGCTACAGTAGTATGATTATTCAAGCCATACAATTTTATCAAATGATTGGCTTTATTTACAGTGAATAAAAAACACGGCCCGGAATTAAAATAATTCCGGGCCGTGCAATCTTGCGGATGCAAACTTAAAATCAAAAACGCCGTCTGCGTCCACCATTTTTCGTATAATAACCGTGGCCATTGCTGTACACAACAAACACATAATGATTAATACGGCCACGCCAATTTTTGACATCCACTGTCCCGCCGCCGGCGCCCGTCGCATCAAAGGAAAGATCCATATCCAGTAAATCCAGACCCTCCGAAATCACTTTACAAACAGCACTTTTATCCAGTGTTGAAAACCACACATCATCAACTTTGATTCTTTCATTATTGATTTCAATATAGGAATTATCATGAATCCGGAACTTATGATTCCAATGTTCATTCATCATCCGTACCCGAATCTGTTTTGGAACATTTGTCCCTGTGGGTACTTGGGGATAATAAAAATAATGCCATGTGAAGTCAATAATGGGTGCTTCATTCATGAAAAGGTTTTGGCCCCCTTCACCAACACCCGATGTCTGCAAAATA is a window encoding:
- a CDS encoding GerMN domain-containing protein, which translates into the protein MKIKHQKDNLPVLGALLGVGVLVLIAAVMLLRPIWSKGDTLEIAPGKAREIKLVFYRTGEKKKPHRGEVRVDKTTPVYDQVKHVVERMLLQPAQNEDGTLWPLQMNLRSIYLRKNGLLILDFEKRVQYNQLVGVLEERDALRSIIVTLVGAFEDVKKVKFLVGGQEADTLAGHMDISRTFDEKTFEDK
- a CDS encoding N-acetylmuramoyl-L-alanine amidase; the encoded protein is MSDTHTLLFVRIPLFVLLLLIFTGNLYAQVDSDGPTASATATELIPLQVVVIDPGHGGRDAGIAQEGFLKEKDYVLQIALEVRKKLRHYSGIKVFLTRDRDMTMAILERVAFANKKEADVFISLHQIFTDSPGAGKSLRIYFNQTVADPELGRVRKKNIHAGTRVLPWDLGQNSQRVQSRRLGISVRKAWEEHYPAAIEDAQSDYPMSVSLAVLRGIHAPAIMVEVPFMQAEQADRNDDQTDRIVQKEIAKRITTGIMRFLANR
- a CDS encoding acetyl-CoA carboxylase carboxyltransferase subunit alpha, producing MSKDGSLGFEKSLVELEKKIEELKSFTDDQRINLKDEIAQMEARAQKLREEIYSNLTPWQIVQISRHMQRPHTQEYIRGVFDEFREMHGDRAFIDDRAMAGGVAWMDGEPMVVIGIKKGKDTKENIECNFGLPIPEGYRKAGRLMKFAEKFNLPIVSFVDTQGAFPGLEGEERGVAEAIATNLRDMSVLKVPIVVVVIGEGGSGGALGIGVGDKILMLSYAYYSVITPEGCAAILWKDRAEAARAAEILKITAPDLKQLGVIDEIIEEPLGGAHHDPELMIQRVRQGIAGQLKALKKIPTDELLEKRYKKYMKIGYFDKIVQEDIQPATVSGSGDGRNSTVGKSDEKKTGGTD
- a CDS encoding PorV/PorQ family protein, whose protein sequence is MIEKWWLSLRRGVWVGCFLFLMTAVNGMAGEGTAGSEFLNLVPGARSAGMADCFHAAGDDAESLFANPAGILGLINPQIGASHMAWWEGIIYDALWGVQPLGKAGSFGLALALFNVLPFDSTEDGSQGTEQARSFLATVGYAYPVDRSLALGGQIKVSQTQLSDVSSWSLALDAGVQHAWLNDQLIMAASIQNIGFQSAFLESSDDLPVNFIASAAYQFWPDDPYRLLVTTDVKMPFQSSPTFAAGAEAWLENLIALRAGLKTNRDAGDWLTVGAGMKWRNIHVDYALTPLGVLGTTHRVSLVYDFGSQRRLARPRLSVAIVTKQFIYPDGEAGYSVHFIPAAHVAAGITRWELIIRNKSGRMIKEFSGTKMMALEIVWDGLDALGKRTDAETTFYYQMSILDRQGYRADVTGEILPISITKLPKLKAMPRDIFAGQVSFNPKNVKNMQEWSVNIVGADGRILKKYGGKGAIPKDFSWDGTDENNHQVAVKTGYHFILKIRDKQNNEMLSKASLVVIDAGTKAYVQSGEPLPEEIPFHFEPTDLKVKRWVFDIVDRKTKKVIRSYEGTSPLPDDLIWDAKDEKGRRVRSDCTYSYVLRMQDQIGNVWQQAADIKRTDVIILEKDSAGIRLKVEQILFDFNQAELKPSMFMKLRKISDFVNGNPEADMRIYIEGHTDEVGTEAYNMELSIKRANMVMRYLVEDEKLPSSIMEMKGYGKTKPYAQGAVSGRQAQNRRVEITLVIQEK